Proteins encoded together in one Coffea arabica cultivar ET-39 chromosome 2c, Coffea Arabica ET-39 HiFi, whole genome shotgun sequence window:
- the LOC113727167 gene encoding uncharacterized protein produces the protein MYRDVSACSTYNYGDALYWDARYIQEANCGSFDWYQRYSALRPFVRKYIPTSARVLMVGCGNALMSEDMVKDGYEDIMNIDISSVAIDMMRRKYEQVPQMKYMKMDVRDMSFFPDDSFHSVIDKGTLDSLMCGNNAPISAAHMLGEVSRLLKPGGVYLLITYGDPTVRIPHLYRSVYSWKIELYIIPRPGFQKPADSASSAKSFLEPVPITEKGQLPADYVLEDPDSHFIYICKKTGEPIDLSNKSPYSLSL, from the exons ATGTACAGGGACGTTTCAGCTTGCAGTACATACAACTATGGCGACGCGCTTTACTGGGACGCGCGGTATATTCAAGAAGCGAATTGTGGTTCTTTTGATTGGTATCAACGTTACTCTGCACTTCGCCCTTTTGTCCGCAAGTATATTCCAACTTCCGCCCGTGTCCTCATGGTTGGGTGTGGCAACGCCC TTATGTCAGAGGATATGGTGAAGGATGGCTATGAAGATATAATGAACATCGACATATCATCAGTGGCTATTGACATGATGAGAAGGAAATATGAACAAGTTCCGCAAATGAAAT ACATGAAAATGGATGTTAGGGACATGAGCTTTTTTCCCGATGACTCATTCCATAGTGTGATTGATAAAG GAACTCTGGATTCATTAATG TGTGGGAACAATGCTCCAATCAGTGCTGCTCATATGCTGGGGGAGGTGAGCAG GCTTCTTAAACCCGGAGGAGTCTATCTGTTG ATTACTTATGGTGACCCTACTGTAAGAATTCCTCATCTATATCGATCAGTGTACAGTTGGAAGATAGAACTATACATTATAC CTAGACCTGGATTTCAAAAGCCAGCCGATTCCGCCTCTTCAGCAAAATCATTCTTGGAACCTGTTCCTATCACTGAAAAGGGACAACTTCCTGCAGATTATGTTTTAGAAGATCCAGATTCTCATTTTATATACATTTGTAAAAAAACTGGCGAACCAATTGATTTAAGCAACAAGTCTCCCTATTCTTTGTCACTATAG